A DNA window from Lutra lutra chromosome 8, mLutLut1.2, whole genome shotgun sequence contains the following coding sequences:
- the LOC125106532 gene encoding AP-1 complex subunit sigma-2-like, translating to MQFMLPFSRQGKLRLQKWYVPLSDKEKKKITRELVQTVLARKPKMGSFLEWRDLKIVYKRYASLYFCCAIEDQDNELITLEIIHRYVELLDKYFGSVCELDIIFNFEKAYFILDEFLLGGEVQKTSKKNVLEAIEQADLLQEEAETPRSVLEEIGLT from the coding sequence ATGCAGTTTATGTTGCCTTTTAGTCGTCAGGGAAAGCTTCGACTGCAGAAATGGTATGTCCCACTAtcagacaaagagaagaaaaagattacAAGAGAACTTGTTCAAACCGTTTTAGCACGGAAACCTAAAATGGGCAGCTTTCTTGAGTGGCGAGATCTGAAGATTGTTTACAAAAGATATGCTAGTCTGTATTTTTGCTGTGCTATCGAGGATCAGGACAATGAGCTAATTACCCTGGAAATAATTCATCGTTACGTGGAATTACTTGACAAGTACTTTGGCAGTGTGTGTGAACTTGATATCATCTTTAATTTTGAGaaggcttattttattttggatgagTTTCTCTTGGGAGGGGAAGTTCAGAAAACATCCAAGAAAAATGTCCTTGAAGCAATTGAGCAGGCTGATCTACTGCAGGAGGAAGCTGAAACCCCACGTAGTGTTCTTGAAGAAATTGGACTGACATAA